In the genome of Blastopirellula retiformator, the window TGGAACGGAAGAGAAACAAGATGTTTGCCGAAGCTCTTCGCGGTCTGCTGAGTCGCGTTAAGAAGGGTCCGGCCAAGAGCACGCCGACCCAGGAAGCGAAACCGCAGAAGCCGCCTGAAAAGGGAACCTACTTCATTAAGTTCGATTCTCACTCGCCAGAAACGGGGCCGTTTACCAAATCGGAACTGCGTGCCCTGGCCGAGGATCGGCTGATTCACAAGCGTTCGCTGATTCGCTCGGGAAAGACCGACTGGTATCAGATTTCAAATGTCAAAGG includes:
- a CDS encoding GYF domain-containing protein, translating into MFAEALRGLLSRVKKGPAKSTPTQEAKPQKPPEKGTYFIKFDSHSPETGPFTKSELRALAEDRLIHKRSLIRSGKTDWYQISNVKGLGLPLIEPPADKIH